GCAGGCCTCATCTCGTGGATCGCACCGCCACCGCCACGACTCGGCTGCCATCCACGCCCTCGCCGACCGCTTCCTCGCGATGGCGGGCGACCGGGAGGACCACGGCATCGCCCACGGCGACCTGACCGGCCTGGCCCCTGCTCCTCGGCCACGCCGATCAACGGCTCCGCCGGGAGACGGCCCGCGTCCGGGGCTTCCTCGGGCACCCCCGCTCTACGCTGCCCCACCTGACCGCCGACGCGCTCACGCTCCCTGCTGGGTAACGCCCGTCGTCTTCACCGGGTGGCGTTGGGGATGCTCCACTGCGACCAGGACAGGTTCCAGTCTCCGTCCCCGTTGTCGAGCGCCACCGGCTTGGACGGGTTGATGACCCGGACCAGATCTCCCGGCTGCACGGTGTTGTAGAACCACTTCGCGTCTGATGCGCCGAGGTGGACGCATCCGTGGGAGTTGTCCACCCTGCCGATGGCCGCGTTGTCCCATGACGCGTCGTGGATGTACGTACCGCTCCAGGTCAAGTGGACGTCCCAAAGGACCGGCAGGTTGTAGTAGTCCGGATTTCCGGGGGTGCAGCTGAGTCCGACGCTGCACGAGGACATCTGGATCTTCGCCTCCTTGTCCAGCACCACCAGGTAGCCACCCCAGGTCCGGTAGTGCGACCCGCCACTCGATACAGGGAGTGTCCGGATCAGTTCACTGCCCCGGTAGACCGCCATGGACTGGGTGTGGGGATCGACTACCGCGTGGACGTCGGAGTCGACCGTGAAGGAGTGGGTGTAGTCGCCGGTCGCCCAGAGGCCTTTGCCGGTGTTCACGCCTTCGAGGTCGCCCTCTACGGTGATCTTGTCTCCCAGCGGCCAGGAGGTGCGCGGACGGTAGTCGACACGCCGGTTGGTCATCCAGTGCCAGGCTCCCGTGACGCGGTCGGTGTCGGTCACGGACAGCACTTTCTGTACGGCGGCTTCATCGGTCACGGGCTTGGTGAACACCACGGTGACGGGCTGTGCGTTGCCGACCTCGGCCCCAGTGGCGGGGGTGATGGACTGCGCCGTGACGGTGGCGGCCGGATTGACCGTCTCAATGTTCAGACGCTTGGTGACCGACTTTCCGGATGAGTCGGTGGCCGTCGCGGTGACCGTGTAGCGGGCGTCGAGGCTGAGGGGGTGAGACGGTGTCCACGTACCGGCCGCCATGTCCAGGGAGCCGGTGACAAGGGACCCGTTGGAGCGGATGACCGAGACCTTGGTCAGTTCGGCGTGGGTGACCCCGCAGTGAATGGGCTGATCCGGCTCGGTCCGGCCGGACGCGTCGGTGACCGTCCGCATCGTGATAGCGCTCGGTCTGGGCGACGACGGCGAGGCCGCGCTCATTCCACACCCGACCAGCGTGAGCACGGAGACCGCCGCGAAGGTGGCGAGGTACGCCATCTCCTTCATGAACCTGCGCTTTTCCGGCGCCTGGCTAGTGGTTCTCACTGTGTCTCCTTCTCGGCCGGCAGGGCGGCGTCACGTGTCGACGGCGGAAGAGCGCTGGCCGCCGTTGAGATCGGAGTGGGCGTCGTTGGTGCCGATGGTGACCGGCTGGTCGTTCTCCAGTTCACCGAAGAGGGTCTTGGCCTGTGTCATGTTCCACAGCACCGCGTCACCGGCGTTCGGTGTGTAGTGGTTCGCGTCCGCGATCGGAACCGTCAACTCGTGTCCGCTCCCGCCGGAAATCCCCTTCAGGCCCAGGAACATCCGCGCCAGGTCGTACGGGGTCATGTTCTTGTCCACGGTCAGCGTCCCGATGCCCGCGCCGAGTGCCGGGTAGAGCCGGAACGGGTTGAGGAGGGTGGACGGGGCCTCCGCCTGGTGGGCGACGGCGGCCAGGAACCTCTGCTGGTTCGCCATTCTGCTGAGGTCCTGGCCCGCCTCCTGGTGGCGCTCCCGGACCAGTTCGAGGGACTCCCGGCCGTCCAGCTTCCGGCAGCCCGCCTTGAGGTCGGCCCCCGAGGCCTGGTCCACGATCGGCCGGTCCAGGCACACGGTGACGCCACCGAGTGCGTTGACGAGATCGACGAAGCCGCCGAAGCCGATCTCCGCGTAATGGTCGATGTGAATGCCCGTGTTGTATTCGACGGTCTCCGCCAGCAGTTGGCCGCCGCCCAGGGAGAATGCCGCGTTGAGCTTGTTGGCCGTCGCCGGATGCCGCACGCCGTTCGGGCCGGTGAACGCCGGTATGGTCACGTAACTGTCGCGCGGCAGACTGACCAGGGTGTCACCGTCGGCGCCGATGTGCAGCAGCATCATCGAGTCGCTGTTGCCGTAGGAGCCCTCGTCGTCGTTGCCGGTGTGAAGTGCCTTTCGCTGTTGCGGCGTCAGGTTCTGTCGGTTGTCCGAACCGGCGACGAGATACGTGGTGCCCTTGTCCGGGGGCGGCTGGTCCGGGAGGGCGCCGAGGTTCACCGTACGGTCCAGTTTCTGGTCCGCCCAGGCGTACGTACCCGCAAAGACCGTGAGCACCGTGAGGACCAACGTCAGCACGCCCCAGGTGATTCTGCGGCGCCGGTTGCGGGGCCTCACGCCCGGCGCCGGATCACGCTGCATCCGGACCTCCCTGAGGGCGTGGGCGACATCCCCGCCGATGAATGCTGTTCAACGTTCGATGCGCCTCAGCCTAGGGATCAACTGAACGTTCCCAGAAGAGAGCTGCCAAATCTTGACCCTTGCAAGGGATGCTTCTGAGGAATATCGCAAGCATTCCCTACCGAGGCCTTATAGGAATTTCACGCGGATGGTGCGTAATAAGGAATCACGGCCGGGTACAGGGGAGGCGTTTACGCATGATGGCTGTCGTGTCCCACGTCGGTCGCACCAGACCACTCGGCCGGTTCGCCGCCGCCGGTGCCCTCGGTGCCGGAGCCGCGGTGCTCTTCGGTTTCGCCCGGTCCTTCCTGCGCTACGGTTTCGACGCCGCTGCCACCCTTGTGGTCTTCGCCGTCGCCACCGCTACAGTGCTGACGCTCGACAGGCTCGTACGCCACGGCGCGCTGCCTCGGTGGCTGCGCCGTCTCATCACCCGTGTGTGCGTCCTCGGCCTCGCCGTGGCCGTCGTGCTCGCGGCAGCGGGAGGTGTCCTCCTGGCAGCCACGCCGGGGGTGGGCGACGCGGAGGCCCTGGTGCGCGCACAGGCCGCCGTACACGCGGTGAGCGACCCGGACGCGAGCACGCCGCCGAAGGTCGCCGCGGCGCTGGTGGCCACCGAGGACGCGCGTTTCTGGCACAACCCCGGCATCGACCCTGTCGGCGTGCTGCGTGCGCTGGTGTTCTGGGCAGACGGCCGCGGAGGCGACGGAGGGGGTGCCACCATCGAGCAGCAACTCGCCAAGATGCTCTACACCGACGGGCAACGCACCCGGCGCGACCAGCTGGAACAGGTTGCGCTGGCCGTCAAGCTCGCTCATGCCTGTCCGAAGAGC
The nucleotide sequence above comes from Streptomyces sp. NL15-2K. Encoded proteins:
- a CDS encoding Ig-like domain-containing protein, which gives rise to MRTTSQAPEKRRFMKEMAYLATFAAVSVLTLVGCGMSAASPSSPRPSAITMRTVTDASGRTEPDQPIHCGVTHAELTKVSVIRSNGSLVTGSLDMAAGTWTPSHPLSLDARYTVTATATDSSGKSVTKRLNIETVNPAATVTAQSITPATGAEVGNAQPVTVVFTKPVTDEAAVQKVLSVTDTDRVTGAWHWMTNRRVDYRPRTSWPLGDKITVEGDLEGVNTGKGLWATGDYTHSFTVDSDVHAVVDPHTQSMAVYRGSELIRTLPVSSGGSHYRTWGGYLVVLDKEAKIQMSSCSVGLSCTPGNPDYYNLPVLWDVHLTWSGTYIHDASWDNAAIGRVDNSHGCVHLGASDAKWFYNTVQPGDLVRVINPSKPVALDNGDGDWNLSWSQWSIPNATR
- a CDS encoding LCP family protein; protein product: MQRDPAPGVRPRNRRRRITWGVLTLVLTVLTVFAGTYAWADQKLDRTVNLGALPDQPPPDKGTTYLVAGSDNRQNLTPQQRKALHTGNDDEGSYGNSDSMMLLHIGADGDTLVSLPRDSYVTIPAFTGPNGVRHPATANKLNAAFSLGGGQLLAETVEYNTGIHIDHYAEIGFGGFVDLVNALGGVTVCLDRPIVDQASGADLKAGCRKLDGRESLELVRERHQEAGQDLSRMANQQRFLAAVAHQAEAPSTLLNPFRLYPALGAGIGTLTVDKNMTPYDLARMFLGLKGISGGSGHELTVPIADANHYTPNAGDAVLWNMTQAKTLFGELENDQPVTIGTNDAHSDLNGGQRSSAVDT
- a CDS encoding biosynthetic peptidoglycan transglycosylase codes for the protein MSHVGRTRPLGRFAAAGALGAGAAVLFGFARSFLRYGFDAAATLVVFAVATATVLTLDRLVRHGALPRWLRRLITRVCVLGLAVAVVLAAAGGVLLAATPGVGDAEALVRAQAAVHAVSDPDASTPPKVAAALVATEDARFWHNPGIDPVGVLRALVFWADGRGGDGGGATIEQQLAKMLYTDGQRTRRDQLEQVALAVKLAHACPKSEILRMYLSTAYFGQGYFGLDAAAHGYFKKSPAQLDWPQAALLVGLVQAPSAYDPLHHPGLARQRRAEVLGRLEAVGDLTPRQVKAFDAAPLGV